From Musa acuminata AAA Group cultivar baxijiao chromosome BXJ3-8, Cavendish_Baxijiao_AAA, whole genome shotgun sequence, one genomic window encodes:
- the LOC103994452 gene encoding actin cytoskeleton-regulatory complex protein PAN1 isoform X2 codes for MDVFDEYFKRADLDRDGKISGPEAVAFFQGSNLPKNVLAQVWMYADQNRIGFLGRPEFYNALKLVTVAQSGRQLTPEIVKSALYGPASAKIPAPKINPVSSPAPQLNSAATPTAPTNSSRSPNQFGATSQLNSAATSMVPTNSLPLSSNPLGTVAPNTPQNVGFRPTQSPQNAVMNQQFPTANNNFMRPPQATPAAAAAPTQMQGGNLGSTTGGSVAGPRLPSSSNLSLSTDWLGGKSSGSSVGGTPQTPNRGSIPSQSLDGFGLTLSGTTGVPSKPQMKSALSSTVSPKRLEPNLPPSKPNEPNTPVVSGNDFSSDSFFGANVSSAASQEKSDSNILDLSVKNMANSSSVASVAAGPQSFIRPGQLDPFQNAGLLLPAGSQLQQAQSNVKQNQLDNRKTSSAPTASNGAAGLASSAPNQPQIQWPKITQADIKKYTNVFVNVDKDRDGKITGEQARTLFLSWKLPREVLKQVWDLSDQDNDSMLSLREFCIALYLMERSREGFPLPSVLPSNIMYDETLLRSTGMPSAAYGVPTWQPGLPQQSLRGSHPVMPTTGIRAPIQNSDPSQAFSAAQPMQQTLGKPGLDNHMLKNLGNDRQTTVNLKNQEATNVDNKVQEVEKQIMDSREKIEFYRTKMQELVLYKSRCDNRLNEITERASADRREVELLAKKYEEKYKQVGELASKLAVEEAKHRDIQERKMELHNAIVKMEQGGSADGLLQVRVDRIQSDLEGLEKALNERCKQYDVHVKATTSIELPFGWESGPTEGVADWDEDWDKFEDEGFTVVKDLMSVVDTASGEYPKSPSIWSDKASMDETSPVASSRNVDGKNEKLYDTHERMNGSTYDNSEEGLTRSPGSPGSTLESPFNSTQFGIHDNSSRTKESHSDQVDAESTVSGDKYMDEPWTFDDTDSVWKETEYGGGAQNTFFMSDFGSIKSNSPSASSVFEKEKSSFFDDSVPSSPMFNSASSSKFNSGQEDYSFNSFGRFDSFATHESGSFTARESLSRFDSNVSMSRPETLARFDSISSKREVGNRRGFESFDDADPFGSTGPFKSSGGHSPRQDSDNWRAF; via the exons GTATGGATGTATGCTGATCAGAACCGAATTGGCTTCCTTGGACGCCCAGAGTTCTATAATGCCCTGAAACTTGTCACTGTGGCACAAAGTGGTCGTCAACTGACACCTGAAATTGTAAAGTCAGCACTATATGGTCCAGCTTCAGCAAAGATTCCTGCACCAAAGATAAATCCAGTATCGTCTCCTGCACCTCAGTTGAATTCTGCAGCTACACCTACAGCTCCAACAAATTCTTCGCGTTCACCTAATCAGTTTGGTGCTACATCACAGTTAAATTCTGCAGCAACATCTATGGTCCCAACAAATTCTTTGCCACTTTCTTCTAATCCGTTGGGCACTGTAGCACCAAACACACCTCAAAATGTTGGTTTCAGGCCAACACAATCGCCTCAAAATGCAGTGATGAATCAACAGTTCCCCACAGCAAACAACAATTTCATGAGGCCACCTCAAGCAacacctgctgctgctgctgctccaacTCAAATGCAGGGAGGTAATCTAGGATCAACCACAGGAGGTAGTGTTGCAGGTCCACGTTTGCCAAGCTCAAGCAATTTGAGCCTATCAACTGATTGGCTTGGTGGCAAGTCAAGTGGATCTTCGGTTGGTGGAACACCTCAGACTCCTAATAGAGGCAGTATCCCCTCTCAGAGCCTGGATGGTTTTGGCTTAACACTTTCAGGCACGACTGGAGTGCCTTCTAAACCACAAATGAAATCTGCACTATCATCCACAGTTTCGCCAAAACGTCTTGAGCCGAACTTACCACCATCTAAACCCAATGAGCCGAATACTCCGGTTGTATCTGGAAATGATTTTTCTTCTGACTCATTTTttggagcgaatgtttcttctgcTGCTTCGCAGGAAAAATCAGATTCTAATATACTTGATTTATCAGTGAAAAATATGGCCAACTCATCCAGTGTTGCTTCAGTGGCTGCTGGTCCTCAAAGTTTCATTAGGCCTGGACAGCTTGATCCTTTTCAGAATGCTGGGTTGCTTCTTCCTGCTGGTAGCCAGCTGCAACAGGCTCAGTCCAACGTCAAACAAAATCAACTTGATAACCGAAAGACTAGTTCAGCTCCGACTGCATCCAATGGTGCAGCTGGACTTGCAAGTTCAGCTCCAAATCAGCCTCAGATTCAATGGCCAAAGATAACTCAAGCTGATATTAAGAAGTACACTAATGTTTTTGTCAATGTAGACAAGGACAGAGATGGAAAAATTACGGGTGAACAGGCACGAACCTTGTTCTTGAGTTGGAAACTTCCTAGAG AGGTCTTAAAGCAGGTGTGGGACCTATCTGACCAAGATAATGATAGCATGCTTTCTTTGAGAGAGTTCTGTATTGCCCTCTATCTAATGGAAAGATCCCGAGAAGGGTTTCCTTTGCCATCAGTGCTTCCAAGTAATATTATGTACGATGAGACGTTACTGCGATCCACAGGCATGCCTTCAGCTGCTTATGGCGTTCCAACTTGGCAACCAG GATTACCACAACAATCTCTTCGTGGATCTCATCCTGTCATGCCAACAACTGGAATAAGGGCCCCGATACAGAATTCTGACCCATCACAGGCTTTTAGTGCAGCACAACCAATGCAGCAAACCTTAGGAAAACCTGGACTGGATAATCACATGCTAAAAAACCTCGGCAACGATAGACAGACTACAGTGAACTTGAAGAACCAGGAAGCAACAAATGTGGACAATAAG GTTCAAGAAGTGGAAAAACAGATCATGGATTCAAGGGAGAAGATTGAGTTCTATCGCACCAAAATGCAAGAACTT GTTCTTTACAAGAGTAGATGTGACAATAGACTAAATGAGATCACTGAAAGAGCATCTGCTGATAGGCGTGAG GTTGAGTTGTTGGCAAAAAAATATGAAGAGAAATACAAGCAAGTTGGAGAGTTAGCTTCAAAATTGGCAGTCGAAGAGGCTAAGCACCGTGATATACAG GAAAGAAAGATGGAATTGCATAATGCAATAGTTAAGATGGAACAAGGTGGCAGTGCTGATGGTCTGCTTCAG GTTCGTGTTGATAGAATACAATCTGATCTTGAGGGGTTAGAGAAAGCTCTTAATGAACGTTGCAAACAATATGATGTTCATGTTAAGGCAACTACATCAATTGAGCTTCCTTTTG GCTGGGAATCCGGACCAACAGAAGGGGTGGCTGATTGGGATGAAGACTGGGATAAATTTGAGGATGAAG GATTTACAGTTGTTAAAGATCTAATGTCAGTTGTTGATACTGCTTCCGGTGAATACCCCAAATCCCCCTCAATCTGGAGCGATAAGGCTTCCATGGACGAGACTTCCCCTGTTGCATCTTCTAGAAATGTTGATGGCAAGAATGAAAAGCTTTATGATACACATGAACGtatgaatggatcaacctatgatAACAGTGAAGAAGGGTTAACAAGAAGTCCTGGTAGTCCTGGAAGTACCTTGGAAAGCCCATTTAACTCTACCCAATTTGGAATACATGATAATTCCTCACGCACTAAAGAAAGTCATAG TGATCAAGTTGATGCTGAATCTACTGTCTCTGGAGACAAGTATATGGATGAACCGTGGACCTTTGATGATACTGATTCGGTGTGGAAG GAGACTGAGTATGGGGGTGGCGCTCAGAATACTTTCTTCATGTCTGACTTTGGTTCCATAAAATCAAACTCTCCAAGTGCTAGCAGTGTATTTGAGAAGGAGAAGAGTTCATTCTTTGATGATTCTGTTCCAAGTTCTCCAATGTTCAACTCTGCTTCATCATCAAAGTTCAATAGTGGGCAAGAAGACTACAGTTTCAATAGTTTTGGCAGATTTGATTCTTTTGCTACACATGAGAGTGGTTCTTTCACTGCACGAGAGAGCCTTTCTAGGTTTGACTCCAACGTCAGTATGTCTCGGCCTGAAACCTTGGCGAGGTTTGACTCAATTAGCAGCAAGAGAGAAGTTGGCAACAGAAGGGGTTTTGAATCTTTCGATGATGCCGATCCCTTTGGCTCAACTGGACCTTTTAAGTCTTCAGGTGGGCATTCCCCGAGACAAGATTCTGATAATTGGAGGGCTTTCTAG
- the LOC103994452 gene encoding uncharacterized protein LOC103994452 isoform X1, whose product MDVFDEYFKRADLDRDGKISGPEAVAFFQGSNLPKNVLAQVWMYADQNRIGFLGRPEFYNALKLVTVAQSGRQLTPEIVKSALYGPASAKIPAPKINPVSSPAPQLNSAATPTAPTNSSRSPNQFGATSQLNSAATSMVPTNSLPLSSNPLGTVAPNTPQNVGFRPTQSPQNAVMNQQFPTANNNFMRPPQATPAAAAAPTQMQGGNLGSTTGGSVAGPRLPSSSNLSLSTDWLGGKSSGSSVGGTPQTPNRGSIPSQSLDGFGLTLSGTTGVPSKPQMKSALSSTVSPKRLEPNLPPSKPNEPNTPVVSGNDFSSDSFFGANVSSAASQEKSDSNILDLSVKNMANSSSVASVAAGPQSFIRPGQLDPFQNAGLLLPAGSQLQQAQSNVKQNQLDNRKTSSAPTASNGAAGLASSAPNQPQIQWPKITQADIKKYTNVFVNVDKDRDGKITGEQARTLFLSWKLPREVLKQVWDLSDQDNDSMLSLREFCIALYLMERSREGFPLPSVLPSNIMYDETLLRSTGMPSAAYGVPTWQPGLPQQSLRGSHPVMPTTGIRAPIQNSDPSQAFSAAQPMQQTLGKPGLDNHMLKNLGNDRQTTVNLKNQEATNVDNKVQEVEKQIMDSREKIEFYRTKMQELVLYKSRCDNRLNEITERASADRREVELLAKKYEEKYKQVGELASKLAVEEAKHRDIQERKMELHNAIVKMEQGGSADGLLQVRVDRIQSDLEGLEKALNERCKQYDVHVKATTSIELPFGWESGPTEGVADWDEDWDKFEDEGFTVVKDLMSVVDTASGEYPKSPSIWSDKASMDETSPVASSRNVDGKNEKLYDTHERMNGSTYDNSEEGLTRSPGSPGSTLESPFNSTQFGIHDNSSRTKESHSSDQVDAESTVSGDKYMDEPWTFDDTDSVWKETEYGGGAQNTFFMSDFGSIKSNSPSASSVFEKEKSSFFDDSVPSSPMFNSASSSKFNSGQEDYSFNSFGRFDSFATHESGSFTARESLSRFDSNVSMSRPETLARFDSISSKREVGNRRGFESFDDADPFGSTGPFKSSGGHSPRQDSDNWRAF is encoded by the exons GTATGGATGTATGCTGATCAGAACCGAATTGGCTTCCTTGGACGCCCAGAGTTCTATAATGCCCTGAAACTTGTCACTGTGGCACAAAGTGGTCGTCAACTGACACCTGAAATTGTAAAGTCAGCACTATATGGTCCAGCTTCAGCAAAGATTCCTGCACCAAAGATAAATCCAGTATCGTCTCCTGCACCTCAGTTGAATTCTGCAGCTACACCTACAGCTCCAACAAATTCTTCGCGTTCACCTAATCAGTTTGGTGCTACATCACAGTTAAATTCTGCAGCAACATCTATGGTCCCAACAAATTCTTTGCCACTTTCTTCTAATCCGTTGGGCACTGTAGCACCAAACACACCTCAAAATGTTGGTTTCAGGCCAACACAATCGCCTCAAAATGCAGTGATGAATCAACAGTTCCCCACAGCAAACAACAATTTCATGAGGCCACCTCAAGCAacacctgctgctgctgctgctccaacTCAAATGCAGGGAGGTAATCTAGGATCAACCACAGGAGGTAGTGTTGCAGGTCCACGTTTGCCAAGCTCAAGCAATTTGAGCCTATCAACTGATTGGCTTGGTGGCAAGTCAAGTGGATCTTCGGTTGGTGGAACACCTCAGACTCCTAATAGAGGCAGTATCCCCTCTCAGAGCCTGGATGGTTTTGGCTTAACACTTTCAGGCACGACTGGAGTGCCTTCTAAACCACAAATGAAATCTGCACTATCATCCACAGTTTCGCCAAAACGTCTTGAGCCGAACTTACCACCATCTAAACCCAATGAGCCGAATACTCCGGTTGTATCTGGAAATGATTTTTCTTCTGACTCATTTTttggagcgaatgtttcttctgcTGCTTCGCAGGAAAAATCAGATTCTAATATACTTGATTTATCAGTGAAAAATATGGCCAACTCATCCAGTGTTGCTTCAGTGGCTGCTGGTCCTCAAAGTTTCATTAGGCCTGGACAGCTTGATCCTTTTCAGAATGCTGGGTTGCTTCTTCCTGCTGGTAGCCAGCTGCAACAGGCTCAGTCCAACGTCAAACAAAATCAACTTGATAACCGAAAGACTAGTTCAGCTCCGACTGCATCCAATGGTGCAGCTGGACTTGCAAGTTCAGCTCCAAATCAGCCTCAGATTCAATGGCCAAAGATAACTCAAGCTGATATTAAGAAGTACACTAATGTTTTTGTCAATGTAGACAAGGACAGAGATGGAAAAATTACGGGTGAACAGGCACGAACCTTGTTCTTGAGTTGGAAACTTCCTAGAG AGGTCTTAAAGCAGGTGTGGGACCTATCTGACCAAGATAATGATAGCATGCTTTCTTTGAGAGAGTTCTGTATTGCCCTCTATCTAATGGAAAGATCCCGAGAAGGGTTTCCTTTGCCATCAGTGCTTCCAAGTAATATTATGTACGATGAGACGTTACTGCGATCCACAGGCATGCCTTCAGCTGCTTATGGCGTTCCAACTTGGCAACCAG GATTACCACAACAATCTCTTCGTGGATCTCATCCTGTCATGCCAACAACTGGAATAAGGGCCCCGATACAGAATTCTGACCCATCACAGGCTTTTAGTGCAGCACAACCAATGCAGCAAACCTTAGGAAAACCTGGACTGGATAATCACATGCTAAAAAACCTCGGCAACGATAGACAGACTACAGTGAACTTGAAGAACCAGGAAGCAACAAATGTGGACAATAAG GTTCAAGAAGTGGAAAAACAGATCATGGATTCAAGGGAGAAGATTGAGTTCTATCGCACCAAAATGCAAGAACTT GTTCTTTACAAGAGTAGATGTGACAATAGACTAAATGAGATCACTGAAAGAGCATCTGCTGATAGGCGTGAG GTTGAGTTGTTGGCAAAAAAATATGAAGAGAAATACAAGCAAGTTGGAGAGTTAGCTTCAAAATTGGCAGTCGAAGAGGCTAAGCACCGTGATATACAG GAAAGAAAGATGGAATTGCATAATGCAATAGTTAAGATGGAACAAGGTGGCAGTGCTGATGGTCTGCTTCAG GTTCGTGTTGATAGAATACAATCTGATCTTGAGGGGTTAGAGAAAGCTCTTAATGAACGTTGCAAACAATATGATGTTCATGTTAAGGCAACTACATCAATTGAGCTTCCTTTTG GCTGGGAATCCGGACCAACAGAAGGGGTGGCTGATTGGGATGAAGACTGGGATAAATTTGAGGATGAAG GATTTACAGTTGTTAAAGATCTAATGTCAGTTGTTGATACTGCTTCCGGTGAATACCCCAAATCCCCCTCAATCTGGAGCGATAAGGCTTCCATGGACGAGACTTCCCCTGTTGCATCTTCTAGAAATGTTGATGGCAAGAATGAAAAGCTTTATGATACACATGAACGtatgaatggatcaacctatgatAACAGTGAAGAAGGGTTAACAAGAAGTCCTGGTAGTCCTGGAAGTACCTTGGAAAGCCCATTTAACTCTACCCAATTTGGAATACATGATAATTCCTCACGCACTAAAGAAAGTCATAG TAGTGATCAAGTTGATGCTGAATCTACTGTCTCTGGAGACAAGTATATGGATGAACCGTGGACCTTTGATGATACTGATTCGGTGTGGAAG GAGACTGAGTATGGGGGTGGCGCTCAGAATACTTTCTTCATGTCTGACTTTGGTTCCATAAAATCAAACTCTCCAAGTGCTAGCAGTGTATTTGAGAAGGAGAAGAGTTCATTCTTTGATGATTCTGTTCCAAGTTCTCCAATGTTCAACTCTGCTTCATCATCAAAGTTCAATAGTGGGCAAGAAGACTACAGTTTCAATAGTTTTGGCAGATTTGATTCTTTTGCTACACATGAGAGTGGTTCTTTCACTGCACGAGAGAGCCTTTCTAGGTTTGACTCCAACGTCAGTATGTCTCGGCCTGAAACCTTGGCGAGGTTTGACTCAATTAGCAGCAAGAGAGAAGTTGGCAACAGAAGGGGTTTTGAATCTTTCGATGATGCCGATCCCTTTGGCTCAACTGGACCTTTTAAGTCTTCAGGTGGGCATTCCCCGAGACAAGATTCTGATAATTGGAGGGCTTTCTAG
- the LOC103994452 gene encoding actin cytoskeleton-regulatory complex protein PAN1 isoform X3 yields the protein MDVFDEYFKRADLDRDGKISGPEAVAFFQGSNLPKNVLAQVWMYADQNRIGFLGRPEFYNALKLVTVAQSGRQLTPEIVKSALYGPASAKIPAPKINPVSSPAPQLNSAATPTAPTNSSRSPNQFGATSQLNSAATSMVPTNSLPLSSNPLGTVAPNTPQNVGFRPTQSPQNAVMNQQFPTANNNFMRPPQATPAAAAAPTQMQGGNLGSTTGGSVAGPRLPSSSNLSLSTDWLGGKSSGSSVGGTPQTPNRGSIPSQSLDGFGLTLSGTTGVPSKPQMKSALSSTVSPKRLEPNLPPSKPNEPNTPVVSGNDFSSDSFFGANVSSAASQEKSDSNILDLSVKNMANSSSVASVAAGPQSFIRPGQLDPFQNAGLLLPAGSQLQQAQSNVKQNQLDNRKTSSAPTASNGAAGLASSAPNQPQIQWPKITQADIKKYTNVFVNVDKDRDGKITGEQARTLFLSWKLPREVLKQVWDLSDQDNDSMLSLREFCIALYLMERSREGFPLPSVLPSNIMYDETLLRSTGMPSAAYGVPTWQPGLPQQSLRGSHPVMPTTGIRAPIQNSDPSQAFSAAQPMQQTLGKPGLDNHMLKNLGNDRQTTVNLKNQEATNVDNKVQEVEKQIMDSREKIEFYRTKMQELVLYKSRCDNRLNEITERASADRREVELLAKKYEEKYKQVGELASKLAVEEAKHRDIQERKMELHNAIVKMEQGGSADGLLQVRVDRIQSDLEGLEKALNERCKQYDVHVKATTSIELPFGWESGPTEGVADWDEDWDKFEDEVVIKLMLNLLSLETSIWMNRGPLMILIRCGRRLSMGVALRILSSCLTLVP from the exons GTATGGATGTATGCTGATCAGAACCGAATTGGCTTCCTTGGACGCCCAGAGTTCTATAATGCCCTGAAACTTGTCACTGTGGCACAAAGTGGTCGTCAACTGACACCTGAAATTGTAAAGTCAGCACTATATGGTCCAGCTTCAGCAAAGATTCCTGCACCAAAGATAAATCCAGTATCGTCTCCTGCACCTCAGTTGAATTCTGCAGCTACACCTACAGCTCCAACAAATTCTTCGCGTTCACCTAATCAGTTTGGTGCTACATCACAGTTAAATTCTGCAGCAACATCTATGGTCCCAACAAATTCTTTGCCACTTTCTTCTAATCCGTTGGGCACTGTAGCACCAAACACACCTCAAAATGTTGGTTTCAGGCCAACACAATCGCCTCAAAATGCAGTGATGAATCAACAGTTCCCCACAGCAAACAACAATTTCATGAGGCCACCTCAAGCAacacctgctgctgctgctgctccaacTCAAATGCAGGGAGGTAATCTAGGATCAACCACAGGAGGTAGTGTTGCAGGTCCACGTTTGCCAAGCTCAAGCAATTTGAGCCTATCAACTGATTGGCTTGGTGGCAAGTCAAGTGGATCTTCGGTTGGTGGAACACCTCAGACTCCTAATAGAGGCAGTATCCCCTCTCAGAGCCTGGATGGTTTTGGCTTAACACTTTCAGGCACGACTGGAGTGCCTTCTAAACCACAAATGAAATCTGCACTATCATCCACAGTTTCGCCAAAACGTCTTGAGCCGAACTTACCACCATCTAAACCCAATGAGCCGAATACTCCGGTTGTATCTGGAAATGATTTTTCTTCTGACTCATTTTttggagcgaatgtttcttctgcTGCTTCGCAGGAAAAATCAGATTCTAATATACTTGATTTATCAGTGAAAAATATGGCCAACTCATCCAGTGTTGCTTCAGTGGCTGCTGGTCCTCAAAGTTTCATTAGGCCTGGACAGCTTGATCCTTTTCAGAATGCTGGGTTGCTTCTTCCTGCTGGTAGCCAGCTGCAACAGGCTCAGTCCAACGTCAAACAAAATCAACTTGATAACCGAAAGACTAGTTCAGCTCCGACTGCATCCAATGGTGCAGCTGGACTTGCAAGTTCAGCTCCAAATCAGCCTCAGATTCAATGGCCAAAGATAACTCAAGCTGATATTAAGAAGTACACTAATGTTTTTGTCAATGTAGACAAGGACAGAGATGGAAAAATTACGGGTGAACAGGCACGAACCTTGTTCTTGAGTTGGAAACTTCCTAGAG AGGTCTTAAAGCAGGTGTGGGACCTATCTGACCAAGATAATGATAGCATGCTTTCTTTGAGAGAGTTCTGTATTGCCCTCTATCTAATGGAAAGATCCCGAGAAGGGTTTCCTTTGCCATCAGTGCTTCCAAGTAATATTATGTACGATGAGACGTTACTGCGATCCACAGGCATGCCTTCAGCTGCTTATGGCGTTCCAACTTGGCAACCAG GATTACCACAACAATCTCTTCGTGGATCTCATCCTGTCATGCCAACAACTGGAATAAGGGCCCCGATACAGAATTCTGACCCATCACAGGCTTTTAGTGCAGCACAACCAATGCAGCAAACCTTAGGAAAACCTGGACTGGATAATCACATGCTAAAAAACCTCGGCAACGATAGACAGACTACAGTGAACTTGAAGAACCAGGAAGCAACAAATGTGGACAATAAG GTTCAAGAAGTGGAAAAACAGATCATGGATTCAAGGGAGAAGATTGAGTTCTATCGCACCAAAATGCAAGAACTT GTTCTTTACAAGAGTAGATGTGACAATAGACTAAATGAGATCACTGAAAGAGCATCTGCTGATAGGCGTGAG GTTGAGTTGTTGGCAAAAAAATATGAAGAGAAATACAAGCAAGTTGGAGAGTTAGCTTCAAAATTGGCAGTCGAAGAGGCTAAGCACCGTGATATACAG GAAAGAAAGATGGAATTGCATAATGCAATAGTTAAGATGGAACAAGGTGGCAGTGCTGATGGTCTGCTTCAG GTTCGTGTTGATAGAATACAATCTGATCTTGAGGGGTTAGAGAAAGCTCTTAATGAACGTTGCAAACAATATGATGTTCATGTTAAGGCAACTACATCAATTGAGCTTCCTTTTG GCTGGGAATCCGGACCAACAGAAGGGGTGGCTGATTGGGATGAAGACTGGGATAAATTTGAGGATGAAG TAGTGATCAAGTTGATGCTGAATCTACTGTCTCTGGAGACAAGTATATGGATGAACCGTGGACCTTTGATGATACTGATTCGGTGTGGAAG GAGACTGAGTATGGGGGTGGCGCTCAGAATACTTTCTTCATGTCTGACTTTGGTTCCATAA